In a genomic window of Desulfobacterales bacterium:
- a CDS encoding response regulator, whose translation MNAEPNKKMDAFDELKQVKTLLVDDDEFIRNSLELAFKTKGCPLQVAQSAEEGLKAIKEQPFDIIISDLRLPGMSGLDFLKLTTVTHPDAIRFLITAYRDECTLSKAVRSGIHQFIDKPFSAKAFINLLAVTFKLKRKGRQHAVH comes from the coding sequence ATGAACGCTGAACCGAATAAAAAGATGGATGCCTTTGATGAATTAAAACAGGTGAAAACCCTGCTGGTCGATGACGATGAGTTTATTAGAAATTCCCTTGAGCTGGCCTTTAAAACCAAGGGCTGCCCGTTGCAGGTGGCCCAGAGTGCCGAAGAGGGTCTGAAAGCCATCAAGGAACAGCCGTTTGACATCATCATCAGTGATTTAAGGCTGCCGGGGATGAGTGGCCTGGATTTCTTAAAGCTGACCACCGTCACCCACCCGGATGCCATCCGCTTTTTAATTACCGCCTACCGTGATGAATGCACACTATCAAAAGCCGTTCGCAGCGGTATCCATCAATTTATTGACAAGCCTTTTTCTGCCAAAGCCTTCATTAATCTGCTGGCCGTCACCTTCAAACTAAAAAGAAAAGGGCGGCAACACGCAGTTCATTAA
- a CDS encoding C25 family cysteine peptidase: MGKFACFFLLMVICTGLTAVQPAEAAFPVVQAINTSSEPINTANHTVNLPSSISSGDLLIVFFSCDANETVTWPGGWTSIFHQTNSNTLDIGYKIADGAEGAAVTVLTGTNEKSAHLSYRITGHDSAQAPQASTGATSTSTSPNPDSLTPTGGAKDYLWIAVEGNDDGRDSPSVYPSSYTNGQTSAQGSRGGANVAVARRELNAASEDPGAFTIPSEEWVACTVAVHPILIPDLSWTTGSADFKIYQSSNLTWDSGTLVCSGSLSDTNGDTIDCNSGTIANSTQYRVQLVLDNTGTADATMASGDYVDHVAVKGGWAGTSPTLGNCAFNDLDSDNTSTTCSAAWNATNNVRITNTGTEVKIAYAGTNNAEGFMYLITTDNDVPAAHTGSYMNASIDTITEDSSKISISGPSNPAPTWATGSADFKIYQSSNLTWDSGTLVCSGTLNDNNASTIDCDSGTLANSTQYRVQVVLENIGTADTEMSGSGEYVDHVAVKGGWAGTSPTLGNCAFNDLDSDNGSTTCSAAWNATNNVRITNTGGGTVKIAYAATNNAEGFMYLITTDSDVPVGDSGSYMNTSIDSVTQDSSKININGPLSDLSWSIGSPEFMIYESSSLTWDAGTLVCGGILTDTNGDTIDCKPFTIADSTQYRVQVVLENNGVNDARMAASDYMDHVAVKGGWAGTSPTLGNCAFYDLDSDNTSATCSASMNGNDVRITNTGTEVKIAYADTNNAEGFMYLITTDSDVPTSDTTGYMNASIDTVTEDSSKIRFSGPSPTVQDTANSAQTSNTDTHTVSLPSNISAGDLLIVFFAVDANPTITWPTADGWGVIFSQANGNVNKLEIGYKIADGTEGASITITTDSTQNSAHIANRITGHDLYGAPEVSSGATGNSTAPNPDSLTPTGGAKDYLWFAVEGNDDGRDPASAYPGSYTGGQTMASGGSGGTNVAVARRELNAVSEDPGTFTIPSETWVACTVAVHPSTAPTAVDLLSFSAKGDGAAVNVEWQTASETDNLGFHLYRATSPSSPYERLTDKLISATVTPGKGGTYSYLDTDVAVGTLYYYKLEDIDAYGKHTEHGPISVDWDADGMPDDWEITHGLNPWINDADLDYDGDGLSNLEEYEYDLDPFNADTDGDGIPDGQEDGRLPAREDRGSRSIGPGVEVLAADSSGMTLVLNTSGFEAEVVNANSQEYEQLAVADYVHGYTGQVGAPQLPLKGLLIDVPAGKAAELTVINSQVEPYSGYRIYPVPETVLDAAGGMAAVGSAFYQDDLAYSSDGIYPAAIAALGDSYIFRDQHKQQVIFYPIGFNPASGQLLLNRRIELRIDFVDGLYAQEIPTEQMPWQVPDGNPGVLSPIALGLAAAPALVNPASPLLSALGAAITAWWSPPDVADRDVYKIITDTEGIYRISKDWLESYGVDTTTISLSALRLYHLGAEVAIEVYDQNSDDQMDAADTIHFYAAPISPVYTKYSDQNVYWLTLSGGSGAPLRMATIDGDRRRGRLADDFADTVHHEKNQVIWLRAPGEDDIERWFFNTYVQGTEHSGGGQPKSFTINVPDPTSNGTLTILMAGQTNTNHVVAVAINGVEQSFSWSGISYYEAIVEDVPLMDGDNTVTLQCLSADGNDSIIVDWFKVNYWRNYVAQGDTLTFSPESGSRYRIDGFSSDTVLVYDISDPVDVAKIENAQISGSNPYSVEFRPDKGGDTYLALTADTAQIPVELIQDRASNLADNANSADYILITHGEVGWDANGDQLAWLTDLIAHREDQGLRVFVADIEDIYDEFSFGIQSPRAVKDFLAYAYSNWTAPAAQHVVLVGDATYDPKDNWNMGDATAYLPTHMIYTGLKGETVTDHWFVTFSGKDAMADMHIGRLPAANEAQAAVMVAKIIAYENATTPESWQNNMLLVADNQREGSEYAYEVAFETINEDAAALIPEAMADPFRFYLNDYTATAYLTDDIIDAINDGVLMVNYAGHGATQILAEEHIFDAGDVSALNNSDRLPFFVSMACETGFFAYPENWFYPSLAEALLRSQNGAVAAFMSTGMTAVEGQQILDAALFEAIFTKDIRHIGPVIAHAKQTLLANGESGFTEISDTFLLFGDPATKLKIPLPHMPAGVNATTKPKGVAISWQPSSDSNQEPVAGYNVYRADSASGPYSKINIGLVTDSAYVDTGSSIAAASGNVVSGSSYYKVSAVTDSGFESIQSLAVKPASAGGSSSGGGGGGCFISSATSTVTVKVSWMVLIVIGAVVIFGVRFQEKKKD; the protein is encoded by the coding sequence GTGGGTAAGTTTGCATGCTTTTTTTTACTGATGGTAATCTGCACCGGACTCACAGCCGTACAGCCAGCCGAGGCTGCTTTTCCAGTTGTCCAGGCCATAAATACATCATCTGAACCTATCAATACAGCAAATCATACCGTTAATCTGCCCAGCAGTATCAGCTCAGGTGACCTCCTCATTGTTTTCTTTTCATGCGATGCCAATGAAACCGTAACCTGGCCTGGTGGTTGGACTTCCATTTTTCATCAAACGAATTCAAATACCCTCGATATCGGATATAAAATTGCTGACGGGGCAGAGGGTGCTGCAGTTACGGTTCTTACAGGCACTAATGAAAAATCGGCTCATCTTTCTTATCGAATAACCGGACATGATAGCGCACAGGCACCGCAAGCCTCAACCGGAGCAACCAGTACCAGCACCTCCCCCAATCCGGATTCACTGACACCGACCGGTGGGGCCAAAGATTATTTATGGATCGCCGTTGAAGGCAATGATGACGGTCGGGATTCGCCCAGCGTATACCCCAGTAGCTATACAAACGGGCAGACTAGTGCTCAGGGTTCTAGAGGTGGTGCCAATGTCGCGGTTGCTAGACGGGAGCTCAATGCTGCGAGCGAAGACCCTGGAGCATTCACCATTCCCAGTGAAGAATGGGTTGCCTGTACGGTTGCGGTTCATCCGATACTTATCCCCGACCTTAGCTGGACCACAGGGTCAGCCGACTTTAAAATATATCAGTCCTCAAACCTCACCTGGGATTCAGGAACTTTAGTGTGCTCCGGAAGTCTTAGCGATACGAACGGCGATACCATAGACTGTAATTCGGGAACCATTGCCAACTCCACCCAATACCGGGTGCAATTGGTATTGGATAATACCGGAACTGCAGATGCCACCATGGCATCTGGTGACTACGTGGATCACGTGGCGGTCAAAGGCGGCTGGGCCGGGACCTCACCCACCCTGGGCAATTGTGCATTTAATGATCTGGACAGCGATAATACTTCAACCACCTGTAGTGCGGCCTGGAATGCCACCAACAACGTGCGCATCACCAACACCGGCACCGAAGTCAAAATCGCCTATGCCGGCACCAACAATGCCGAAGGCTTTATGTATCTGATCACCACCGACAACGATGTGCCCGCCGCCCATACGGGCAGCTACATGAACGCCTCCATCGACACTATCACCGAGGATTCCAGTAAAATCAGCATCAGCGGGCCATCCAACCCTGCGCCCACCTGGGCCACGGGTTCAGCCGATTTTAAAATATACCAATCCTCAAACCTTACCTGGGATTCGGGGACCCTGGTGTGTTCCGGAACCCTTAACGACAATAACGCATCCACGATTGACTGTGATTCGGGTACGCTTGCCAACTCCACCCAATACCGGGTGCAGGTGGTCCTGGAAAATATCGGAACTGCCGATACCGAGATGTCCGGATCGGGTGAATACGTGGATCACGTGGCGGTCAAAGGCGGCTGGGCCGGGACCTCGCCTACTTTGGGCAATTGTGCGTTTAACGATCTGGACAGCGACAATGGTTCTACAACCTGCAGCGCGGCCTGGAACGCCACCAACAATGTGCGCATCACCAACACCGGTGGCGGCACCGTGAAAATCGCCTATGCAGCAACCAACAACGCCGAAGGGTTTATGTATCTGATTACCACCGACAGCGATGTGCCCGTTGGTGATTCGGGCAGCTATATGAACACTTCCATCGACAGTGTTACCCAGGATTCCAGCAAAATCAACATCAACGGTCCCCTGTCTGACCTCAGCTGGTCCATAGGTTCCCCTGAATTTATGATATATGAGTCCTCGAGCCTCACCTGGGATGCAGGGACCCTGGTGTGCGGCGGCATCCTTACCGATACCAACGGCGACACCATCGACTGCAAGCCCTTTACAATTGCAGACTCTACCCAATACCGGGTGCAGGTGGTCTTAGAAAATAACGGCGTTAATGATGCCAGGATGGCTGCCAGTGATTATATGGATCACGTGGCGGTCAAGGGCGGCTGGGCCGGGACCTCGCCCACTTTGGGCAACTGCGCTTTTTATGATCTGGACAGCGATAATACCTCTGCCACCTGCAGCGCGTCCATGAACGGCAATGATGTGCGCATCACCAATACCGGCACCGAGGTAAAGATCGCCTATGCCGATACCAACAATGCCGAAGGGTTTATGTATCTGATCACCACCGACAGTGATGTGCCCACATCAGATACCACCGGCTACATGAACGCCTCCATCGACACCGTCACCGAGGATTCCAGTAAAATAAGATTTAGCGGGCCCTCTCCAACTGTTCAGGACACAGCCAATTCTGCTCAAACCAGCAATACAGACACGCATACTGTTAGTTTGCCTTCAAATATCAGTGCTGGAGATCTCCTCATTGTTTTCTTTGCAGTCGATGCCAATCCAACGATTACCTGGCCTACAGCTGACGGTTGGGGTGTCATTTTTAGTCAAGCCAATGGAAACGTTAATAAACTCGAAATTGGATATAAAATTGCGGATGGGACAGAAGGTGCTTCAATTACGATTACCACAGACAGTACCCAAAATTCGGCGCATATCGCTAATCGCATAACCGGGCATGATCTATATGGGGCTCCGGAAGTTTCAAGCGGAGCAACCGGCAACAGTACCGCTCCCAATCCGGATTCACTGACACCCACTGGCGGTGCCAAAGATTACTTGTGGTTCGCCGTTGAAGGCAACGATGACGGCCGGGATCCGGCCAGCGCATACCCCGGCAGTTACACGGGCGGTCAGACAATGGCTAGTGGCGGGTCTGGCGGCACTAACGTCGCGGTTGCCAGGCGGGAGCTTAATGCTGTAAGCGAAGACCCGGGCACCTTCACCATTCCCAGTGAAACATGGGTCGCTTGCACAGTTGCCGTTCATCCAAGTACCGCGCCCACGGCTGTGGATCTGCTGTCTTTCAGCGCAAAAGGTGACGGCGCAGCAGTAAATGTGGAATGGCAGACCGCCAGCGAGACCGACAACCTGGGTTTTCACCTGTATCGCGCTACATCACCTTCCAGCCCCTATGAGCGGCTGACCGATAAGCTGATCTCCGCCACCGTCACCCCGGGCAAAGGCGGCACCTACAGCTACCTGGATACCGACGTTGCCGTCGGCACCCTGTATTATTACAAGCTGGAAGACATCGATGCGTATGGCAAGCACACCGAACACGGGCCCATCAGTGTCGACTGGGATGCGGACGGTATGCCCGATGACTGGGAGATCACCCACGGGCTCAACCCCTGGATCAACGATGCCGACCTGGACTATGACGGCGATGGGCTCTCCAATTTAGAAGAATACGAATACGACCTAGATCCGTTTAATGCGGATACCGATGGCGACGGCATCCCGGACGGCCAAGAAGACGGCCGTCTGCCCGCCAGAGAAGATCGCGGATCGCGCAGCATCGGCCCCGGTGTTGAAGTGCTGGCTGCTGATAGCAGCGGCATGACCCTGGTGCTCAATACCAGCGGCTTTGAAGCCGAAGTGGTCAACGCCAATAGCCAGGAATACGAGCAGCTGGCAGTTGCCGACTATGTGCACGGCTATACCGGCCAGGTGGGCGCTCCCCAGCTGCCGCTCAAAGGCCTGCTGATCGATGTGCCCGCTGGCAAAGCCGCTGAGCTGACCGTCATCAACAGTCAGGTTGAGCCCTACAGCGGCTACCGCATCTATCCGGTGCCTGAAACCGTTTTAGATGCTGCCGGCGGCATGGCGGCTGTGGGCAGCGCCTTTTACCAGGATGACCTGGCCTACAGCAGCGATGGGATTTACCCGGCTGCCATCGCAGCCCTGGGTGACAGTTATATCTTCCGTGATCAGCACAAGCAACAGGTCATTTTTTATCCGATCGGCTTTAACCCGGCCTCCGGCCAGCTGCTTTTGAATCGCAGAATCGAGCTGCGCATCGACTTTGTCGATGGCCTCTATGCGCAAGAGATTCCCACCGAGCAGATGCCCTGGCAGGTGCCTGATGGCAACCCCGGGGTGCTCTCACCGATTGCGCTGGGTCTGGCCGCAGCCCCGGCGCTGGTCAATCCCGCCAGCCCGCTGCTCTCAGCGCTGGGCGCAGCCATTACCGCCTGGTGGAGCCCGCCGGATGTGGCCGATAGGGATGTCTATAAAATCATCACCGACACAGAAGGCATTTACCGCATCTCCAAAGACTGGCTGGAAAGCTACGGGGTGGATACCACCACCATCAGCCTCAGTGCACTGCGGTTGTACCATCTGGGCGCAGAAGTGGCCATCGAGGTCTATGATCAAAACAGCGACGATCAAATGGATGCGGCCGACACCATCCACTTTTATGCCGCCCCCATCAGCCCGGTCTATACCAAATACAGCGATCAAAATGTCTACTGGCTCACCCTGTCGGGTGGCAGCGGTGCCCCGCTGCGCATGGCCACCATTGACGGCGACCGGCGCCGCGGCCGGCTGGCAGATGATTTTGCCGACACCGTCCATCATGAAAAAAACCAGGTCATCTGGCTAAGGGCACCGGGTGAAGATGACATCGAGCGCTGGTTTTTTAACACCTACGTGCAGGGCACCGAGCACAGTGGCGGCGGGCAGCCCAAATCCTTTACCATCAACGTGCCCGATCCGACCAGCAACGGCACTTTGACCATTTTAATGGCCGGTCAGACCAACACCAATCATGTGGTCGCTGTGGCCATCAACGGGGTGGAGCAGAGCTTTAGCTGGTCGGGGATCAGCTATTATGAGGCGATTGTTGAAGATGTGCCCCTGATGGATGGCGATAACACCGTCACCCTTCAGTGTTTGAGTGCCGATGGCAACGACTCCATTATCGTTGACTGGTTTAAGGTCAACTACTGGCGCAACTATGTGGCCCAGGGCGACACATTAACGTTTTCACCCGAAAGCGGCAGCCGTTACCGCATTGACGGTTTTAGCAGCGATACGGTGCTGGTCTATGACATCAGCGACCCGGTCGATGTCGCCAAAATCGAAAACGCCCAGATCAGCGGCAGCAACCCCTATTCAGTGGAGTTTCGACCCGACAAAGGCGGTGACACCTATTTGGCGCTCACGGCTGACACTGCCCAGATCCCCGTAGAGCTGATCCAGGATAGGGCGTCAAACCTGGCCGATAACGCCAACAGCGCCGACTATATTCTGATCACCCACGGTGAAGTGGGTTGGGATGCCAATGGGGATCAGCTCGCCTGGTTAACCGATCTGATCGCTCATCGTGAAGACCAGGGCTTGCGTGTTTTTGTGGCTGATATTGAAGACATTTATGATGAGTTTAGCTTTGGTATTCAAAGCCCCCGGGCGGTCAAAGACTTTTTGGCCTATGCCTACAGCAACTGGACAGCCCCAGCCGCGCAACATGTGGTGCTGGTGGGCGATGCCACCTATGACCCCAAAGATAACTGGAACATGGGTGATGCCACCGCCTATCTGCCCACCCATATGATCTACACTGGCCTCAAGGGCGAGACGGTCACCGATCATTGGTTTGTGACCTTCAGCGGCAAGGATGCGATGGCCGATATGCACATTGGCCGCCTGCCGGCCGCCAATGAAGCTCAGGCAGCGGTGATGGTGGCCAAGATTATTGCCTATGAAAATGCCACCACCCCTGAAAGCTGGCAAAACAACATGCTACTGGTGGCCGACAACCAAAGAGAGGGGTCAGAGTATGCCTATGAAGTCGCCTTTGAAACCATCAACGAAGATGCCGCGGCGCTGATTCCTGAGGCCATGGCCGATCCGTTCAGATTCTATCTGAATGATTATACGGCCACCGCCTACTTAACCGATGACATTATTGACGCCATCAATGACGGGGTGCTGATGGTCAACTATGCCGGCCACGGCGCCACCCAGATTTTGGCTGAAGAGCACATCTTTGATGCCGGTGATGTCTCGGCACTGAACAACAGCGACCGGCTGCCTTTTTTTGTCTCCATGGCCTGTGAGACCGGCTTTTTCGCCTACCCGGAAAACTGGTTTTACCCCTCACTGGCCGAAGCCCTGCTGCGCTCGCAAAACGGTGCGGTGGCCGCGTTTATGTCCACCGGCATGACCGCTGTCGAAGGCCAGCAAATCCTGGATGCCGCCCTTTTTGAGGCCATCTTTACCAAAGACATCCGCCACATAGGGCCGGTCATTGCACATGCCAAACAAACCCTTTTGGCCAATGGGGAAAGCGGCTTTACGGAGATCAGTGACACCTTTTTGCTGTTTGGTGATCCGGCCACCAAACTGAAGATCCCCTTGCCGCATATGCCCGCCGGGGTCAATGCCACCACCAAACCC